A single genomic interval of bacterium harbors:
- a CDS encoding pyridoxamine 5'-phosphate oxidase family protein produces MSTLMGILAEDMKRVVREQRLGYVATVCPDGTPNLSPKGTTAVWDDDHLVFADICSPGTIANLAKNPALEINVVDPIARKGYRFKGSATVVTEGALFDRIITYYRREHGLADGIAERIRHIVVVKIERALPLVSPAYDDGTTEGDVVRKWSAYYGTLRPNRSPR; encoded by the coding sequence GTGAGCACGCTCATGGGCATCCTTGCCGAAGATATGAAGCGGGTGGTGCGGGAGCAGCGGTTGGGCTACGTGGCCACCGTCTGCCCGGATGGCACGCCAAACCTCTCTCCCAAGGGGACGACGGCCGTGTGGGACGACGATCATCTCGTCTTTGCCGACATCTGCTCCCCCGGGACGATCGCCAATCTTGCGAAGAACCCCGCGCTCGAGATCAACGTCGTCGACCCTATCGCGCGCAAGGGATACCGATTCAAGGGATCGGCGACCGTAGTCACCGAGGGCGCGTTGTTCGATCGGATCATAACTTACTATCGACGTGAGCATGGCCTCGCCGATGGGATCGCCGAGAGGATCCGCCATATCGTTGTCGTGAAGATTGAGCGAGCGCTTCCGCTCGTCTCTCCTGCATACGATGATGGGACAACGGAAGGCGATGTGGTGAGAAAGTGGAGTGCCTACTACGGCACCCTGCGTCCGAATCGATCAC